Proteins encoded in a region of the Chloroflexota bacterium genome:
- a CDS encoding rhomboid family intramembrane serine protease, translated as MLPLRDLNPARRFPIVTIVIIGINVLVFLWEILLPSQEALEGLIYTAGLIPYHLTHSPNLSSVVSIFTSMFLHGSWMHLLGNMLFLWIFGDNVESVMGHFFYPIFYIGCGVMAALAQVFVGPNSMIPTIGASGAIAGVLGAYLIIYPGAQVETLFLIGYFVRLVRLPALVVLGLWIVLQFFNGLLSLGVATAQTGGVAWFAHIGGFLTGALMGVIFRPLAERQGRWSGRYPGDWW; from the coding sequence ATGCTTCCACTGCGAGACCTGAATCCGGCACGGCGGTTCCCCATCGTAACGATCGTGATCATTGGCATCAATGTGCTCGTGTTCCTGTGGGAAATCCTCCTGCCATCACAGGAGGCCCTCGAGGGGTTGATCTACACGGCGGGGCTGATCCCATACCACTTGACTCATTCCCCAAACTTGTCCAGCGTGGTGTCCATCTTCACCTCCATGTTCTTGCACGGGAGTTGGATGCACCTCCTCGGCAATATGCTCTTTCTCTGGATTTTCGGCGACAACGTGGAGTCGGTGATGGGGCACTTCTTCTACCCGATTTTCTACATTGGCTGTGGCGTGATGGCTGCTCTGGCGCAGGTGTTCGTGGGTCCCAATTCTATGATTCCCACTATCGGTGCCAGCGGGGCAATCGCCGGGGTCTTGGGTGCCTACCTGATCATATACCCGGGCGCTCAGGTGGAAACGCTCTTCCTGATAGGCTATTTCGTCCGTTTGGTGAGGCTACCTGCTTTGGTGGTGCTGGGATTGTGGATCGTCCTCCAGTTTTTCAACGGATTGCTGAGCCTGGGCGTGGCCACCGCTCAGACGGGAGGCGTGGCCTGGTTTGCTCACATCGGTGGTTTTCTTACTGGCGCGCTGATGGGAGTGATTTTCAGGCCTCTGGCAGAGCGCCAAGGGCGTTGGTCAGGGCGCTATCCTGGTGATTGGTGGTGA
- a CDS encoding PTS sugar transporter subunit IIA has protein sequence MSTQYTFVDLLKPEHVLTDLHASNPKEAIRKLTRPLVQSGHVESAFAKDVWEREQTFPTGLPTQPLAVAIPHADPDHVKQSAISIGVLRSPVRFRQMGTDGSVVLEVRLIFLLAIKEREKQVELIQQLVSVIQNQGLLEGLVAAKAPQEVVDLIQRALTA, from the coding sequence GTGTCCACACAATATACGTTCGTTGACCTGTTGAAACCTGAGCACGTGCTAACCGATCTCCACGCCTCAAACCCGAAGGAAGCTATCCGCAAACTCACCCGCCCCCTTGTCCAGAGTGGGCATGTAGAGTCCGCGTTCGCCAAGGACGTTTGGGAGCGCGAACAAACATTCCCCACCGGGCTGCCCACACAGCCATTGGCTGTTGCTATACCCCACGCCGACCCAGACCACGTCAAGCAGTCGGCAATCAGCATCGGCGTGCTGAGATCGCCAGTGCGCTTCAGACAAATGGGCACCGACGGCTCGGTCGTCCTGGAGGTGCGCCTCATCTTCTTGTTGGCGATCAAAGAGCGCGAGAAGCAGGTCGAACTGATCCAGCAGTTAGTAAGCGTGATCCAGAACCAGGGTCTGCTCGAGGGGTTGGTCGCGGCGAAGGCCCCACAGGAAGTGGTAGATTTGATCCAGAGAGCCCTGACAGCGTGA
- a CDS encoding PD40 domain-containing protein gives MAEKGPRSGASIGNPYIIDRPLSDEDLFVGRTRALRWLRDAVSYGERLLAVGGGPGIGTTSFLLHLARMWEGETTALYVDLAPEAKTTPAALLAQLTTAVRDFVCIGSPAEVEEEESLPASLARAAEVAAPKRLLLLVDGIGKKPVEPGEWAQVVAELRAALAGCPSLLVVLGVEEPAGPGAMAIQGVPTYQLDCLSADESEELLRNLGRARIGYEHGAIRAIYNLCGGHPYLVQAFGFVLFERLGGEGRVTYHDVLSVEQEVVEVGNPVFGRTWENSSPAERVVLAALQSLRGRHGVFTRRDVQDGARWQGVELPDQIISDGLRLLVARKVLRPLSQEGYEFAVRLFQNWLAANVTLANVVREVSHSKKAALSVGLRWPRRRVNWGTVLLWVALIAIVVSAFVLWSERGSGQLTTPTPTSRVPVVASPTLSLGLLGTKIAYAQREHADATWDIWVMGYDGTDPVRLTNGPRNNIQPAWSPDVRRIYFVSDRDGNREIYVMNADGTGQTNLTRDGSEDWTPAVSPDGKTVAFASIRDGNWEIYVMNADGSRPTRLTRNTAADYSPVWSPDGSRLAFQSNRDGNWEIYIMNADGSNQQRLTYSDATDSSPAWSPDGSQIAFESYRDGDMEIYVMNADGSNQVNLTNEHTANDHGPTWSPDGTHIAFYSNRAGGWDIYTMKADGTGQTNITFSPVHEQAPAWQPYQRR, from the coding sequence ATGGCAGAAAAAGGACCCCGTTCTGGAGCAAGCATTGGGAATCCATATATCATTGACCGCCCCCTCAGTGACGAGGATCTTTTCGTGGGGCGGACCCGCGCCTTGCGTTGGCTGCGTGATGCGGTCTCATACGGAGAGCGCCTGTTGGCTGTGGGAGGCGGGCCCGGCATCGGCACAACATCTTTCCTTTTGCACTTGGCCCGAATGTGGGAGGGCGAGACCACGGCCCTCTATGTGGATCTGGCTCCGGAGGCGAAGACCACACCAGCGGCTTTGCTCGCCCAATTGACCACCGCAGTGCGAGATTTCGTCTGCATAGGATCGCCCGCTGAGGTGGAGGAAGAGGAGTCGCTACCGGCTTCGCTCGCCCGAGCAGCCGAGGTGGCTGCGCCGAAACGTTTGCTCCTCTTGGTGGATGGCATTGGCAAGAAGCCGGTGGAGCCGGGAGAATGGGCGCAGGTGGTGGCTGAACTCCGGGCTGCCCTTGCCGGTTGCCCCAGTCTCCTGGTGGTGCTGGGTGTGGAAGAGCCAGCCGGCCCGGGTGCGATGGCCATCCAGGGTGTGCCGACCTACCAACTCGATTGTTTGAGCGCCGACGAGTCAGAGGAACTGCTGCGCAACTTAGGACGCGCACGGATAGGCTACGAGCACGGCGCGATACGCGCCATCTACAATCTTTGCGGTGGCCACCCCTATTTGGTTCAAGCCTTCGGCTTCGTCCTTTTCGAGCGCCTCGGTGGGGAGGGTCGTGTTACTTACCACGATGTCCTTTCGGTAGAGCAGGAAGTGGTCGAAGTCGGCAACCCAGTTTTTGGAAGGACGTGGGAGAACTCCTCGCCTGCGGAGCGCGTCGTGCTGGCGGCGCTGCAGTCACTGCGAGGGCGTCACGGTGTTTTCACCCGCCGCGATGTCCAGGATGGCGCTCGCTGGCAGGGCGTCGAATTGCCGGATCAGATAATCTCTGACGGTCTCCGCTTGCTCGTCGCGCGCAAGGTCCTTCGGCCGCTGAGCCAGGAGGGATACGAATTCGCCGTCCGCCTCTTCCAGAACTGGCTGGCCGCAAACGTGACTCTGGCTAATGTGGTGCGAGAAGTTTCGCACTCTAAGAAAGCGGCGTTATCTGTGGGCCTGCGCTGGCCGCGCCGACGGGTGAATTGGGGGACAGTGCTCCTGTGGGTGGCTCTCATCGCAATAGTCGTCTCCGCCTTTGTCCTGTGGAGCGAGCGGGGAAGTGGACAACTGACCACACCTACGCCCACCAGTAGGGTACCGGTCGTTGCCAGCCCTACTTTGTCTCTGGGCTTGCTTGGCACGAAGATCGCTTACGCCCAGCGCGAACACGCAGACGCGACGTGGGATATTTGGGTCATGGGTTACGATGGCACAGATCCAGTGCGCCTCACCAATGGTCCAAGAAACAACATTCAGCCAGCGTGGTCACCCGATGTCCGGCGCATCTATTTCGTCTCCGACCGGGATGGCAACCGCGAGATCTACGTTATGAACGCCGACGGCACTGGTCAAACCAATCTCACGCGCGACGGCTCTGAGGATTGGACGCCGGCTGTGTCGCCCGATGGCAAGACGGTGGCTTTCGCCTCCATTCGCGACGGCAACTGGGAGATCTACGTCATGAATGCCGATGGCTCGCGCCCCACTCGTCTGACCCGCAACACGGCTGCCGACTACAGCCCCGTTTGGTCGCCCGATGGCAGTCGCCTTGCTTTCCAGTCTAACCGCGATGGCAACTGGGAAATCTACATCATGAATGCAGATGGCTCAAATCAGCAGCGTCTGACATACAGTGACGCCACCGATTCCTCCCCTGCCTGGTCGCCCGATGGGAGCCAGATCGCCTTCGAGTCCTATCGCGATGGGGATATGGAAATCTACGTTATGAACGCCGACGGCTCAAACCAAGTGAATCTGACCAATGAGCACACGGCAAACGATCATGGGCCAACCTGGTCGCCCGACGGGACTCACATCGCGTTCTACTCCAACCGCGCTGGAGGCTGGGACATCTACACTATGAAGGCGGATGGCACGGGACAGACCAACATCACCTTCAGTCCGGTCCACGAACAGGCTCCGGCTTGGCAGCCCTACCAACGCCGGTGA
- a CDS encoding FAD-binding oxidoreductase — MGKITVPQEDFPRTADVVIIGGGIVGAATAFFVSHAGLDAIVVERRDALGTLTTAASVECFRAQFSEPENVQMMLTSIEIFDHFAEVIGIPGYDINLHYQGYLFITDAEDGEKTLRARVAHQQSIGLKDVEFLEGDEVRARFPYASPTVTAGTYRAKEGWLSAHEVTYGFAKGSKAQFCLRTEVSGIVVKGGRVHTVLTNRGPVDTPRIVIAAGPFSGVVARMAGVELPLCILRRQKTIIGEHPLIPRHAPMTIDDIRGAYWRPEGGGAALGWALPEEPSEPSENVPADWTFAAIVLEGVSHLSPFFEQVAAGLKREDVFTSAGQYTCTPDSKPIIGPSPDVEGLYFNLGYSGHGIMGSPAGGKLTAKLMVGEISTSENPFRFERFAEKRELTAAEKIVI; from the coding sequence ATGGGCAAAATAACCGTGCCCCAGGAGGATTTCCCTCGTACTGCCGACGTGGTGATCATCGGCGGTGGGATTGTGGGGGCGGCGACGGCGTTTTTCGTCAGCCACGCGGGTCTGGATGCAATTGTGGTGGAGCGCCGCGACGCATTGGGCACATTAACAACTGCGGCCTCGGTAGAATGTTTCCGGGCCCAATTCAGCGAACCCGAAAACGTGCAGATGATGCTCACCAGCATCGAGATCTTCGATCATTTCGCGGAAGTGATTGGCATCCCTGGCTATGATATCAACCTGCATTACCAGGGCTACCTTTTCATCACGGATGCAGAAGATGGCGAGAAAACATTGCGGGCTCGGGTGGCTCATCAGCAGAGTATAGGATTGAAGGATGTGGAGTTCTTGGAGGGTGACGAGGTGCGTGCTCGTTTCCCCTATGCGAGCCCAACGGTGACAGCGGGCACATACCGCGCCAAAGAAGGGTGGCTCTCAGCCCACGAGGTTACCTACGGTTTCGCCAAGGGCTCCAAAGCACAGTTCTGCCTGCGCACCGAGGTCTCGGGCATTGTGGTGAAGGGTGGGCGCGTGCATACCGTGCTGACCAACCGCGGCCCCGTTGACACCCCGCGGATCGTCATTGCTGCCGGGCCGTTCTCCGGTGTCGTGGCTCGCATGGCGGGCGTGGAACTACCGCTATGCATCCTGCGTCGTCAGAAGACCATCATTGGGGAACATCCCCTCATCCCTCGCCATGCACCGATGACCATTGATGACATCCGCGGAGCGTACTGGCGCCCAGAGGGCGGCGGTGCCGCCCTGGGCTGGGCATTGCCGGAGGAGCCGAGCGAGCCCAGCGAAAATGTGCCCGCGGATTGGACTTTCGCCGCCATCGTGCTGGAGGGGGTCAGCCATCTCTCGCCCTTTTTCGAGCAGGTGGCAGCAGGACTGAAACGCGAGGATGTGTTCACCAGCGCTGGACAGTACACCTGTACGCCGGACAGCAAGCCCATCATTGGGCCCAGTCCAGATGTCGAGGGGCTCTATTTCAACCTCGGTTACAGTGGCCATGGTATCATGGGCTCTCCGGCGGGGGGCAAACTGACTGCTAAATTGATGGTGGGAGAGATTTCGACGTCCGAAAATCCATTCCGCTTCGAGCGATTTGCGGAGAAGCGAGAATTAACCGCGGCGGAGAAGATCGTGATTTAG
- a CDS encoding YggS family pyridoxal phosphate-dependent enzyme: MSALDARREAQIRANITHVNERIAAAARRARRHPTEVRIIAVTKTVPIEDILVAHQAGLSEFGENRVEEATEKIPLCRAKVYARWHMVGHLQRRKVRDAIALFDSIQSVDTVALAEKISRLCVEAGRVMPILLEMNVSGEESKYGFAAANVLHDASAFDSLCVDVERILALPGVRVEGLMTVAPIAPEAEMVRPHFRALRRLQEALRRRFPAANWSELSMGMTDDFEVAVEEGATMVRLGRAIFHRE, translated from the coding sequence ATGTCTGCTCTTGATGCTCGTCGCGAGGCGCAAATACGCGCCAATATCACACACGTGAACGAGCGCATCGCCGCAGCCGCCCGGCGAGCAAGGCGCCACCCGACGGAGGTACGCATCATCGCCGTTACAAAAACTGTCCCCATTGAGGACATCCTCGTTGCACACCAGGCTGGCCTCAGTGAATTCGGCGAGAACCGGGTGGAAGAGGCAACGGAGAAGATACCGCTTTGCCGGGCCAAGGTGTATGCCCGCTGGCACATGGTAGGTCACCTGCAGAGGCGGAAGGTGCGAGATGCTATCGCCTTGTTTGATAGCATCCAATCGGTGGACACGGTCGCTCTGGCGGAGAAAATCAGCCGTCTCTGCGTCGAGGCGGGCCGGGTGATGCCCATCCTATTGGAGATGAACGTTTCGGGTGAGGAAAGCAAGTATGGGTTCGCCGCGGCAAATGTCTTACACGATGCCAGCGCCTTTGACTCCCTATGTGTGGACGTCGAGCGCATCCTCGCTTTGCCCGGAGTTCGAGTAGAGGGTTTGATGACCGTCGCGCCCATCGCCCCGGAAGCGGAGATGGTGCGCCCCCATTTCCGCGCCCTACGGCGATTGCAAGAGGCTCTCCGCCGTCGTTTTCCCGCTGCCAACTGGAGCGAACTCTCGATGGGCATGACGGACGATTTTGAAGTGGCGGTGGAAGAAGGTGCGACTATGGTCCGCTTGGGCCGGGCTATTTTCCACAGGGAATAA
- a CDS encoding polyprenol monophosphomannose synthase: MTASVIVPTYNERENLEPLIRTITGLDLPNLSIVIVDDNSPDGTGQLADQWASQDQRVRVVHRPGKLGLGTAYIAGFYESLAHGDDLILTMDADFSHNPHYIPAIMEAAKDYDLVIGSRYVPGGGTRSWGLERRLLSFGANTFTRLMLGLTVHDCTSGFRCYHRRVLESLALDRIFSNGYSFLIEILYKCVSQGWRVGEVPIIFEDRQRGRSKISQWEIARALYTVLRLSKDRFLRRGQSS, encoded by the coding sequence TTGACTGCATCGGTAATCGTCCCCACTTACAATGAGCGTGAGAATCTGGAACCCCTCATCCGTACTATTACCGGTCTAGACCTCCCGAATCTGAGCATTGTGATCGTGGACGACAATTCGCCTGACGGCACCGGTCAATTGGCTGATCAATGGGCCTCGCAGGACCAGCGCGTCCGTGTCGTCCATCGCCCCGGCAAGTTGGGCCTAGGCACCGCCTACATCGCTGGCTTTTACGAGAGCCTGGCTCACGGCGATGACCTCATCCTGACGATGGATGCCGACTTTTCCCACAATCCGCACTATATCCCCGCCATTATGGAAGCCGCGAAGGACTACGACTTAGTCATCGGTTCGCGCTACGTGCCTGGCGGGGGGACGCGCAGTTGGGGCCTGGAGCGGCGATTGCTCAGTTTTGGAGCCAACACATTCACCCGGCTTATGCTGGGTCTGACTGTTCACGACTGCACATCCGGGTTTCGCTGCTACCACCGTCGCGTGCTCGAATCTCTGGCCTTGGATCGCATTTTCTCCAACGGTTACTCGTTTCTGATCGAAATACTGTACAAGTGTGTCTCGCAGGGCTGGCGAGTGGGCGAAGTGCCCATTATCTTCGAAGACCGGCAGCGGGGCCGCTCCAAGATCTCCCAATGGGAGATCGCTCGCGCCCTGTACACCGTCTTGCGGCTGAGCAAAGACCGTTTCCTAAGGCGTGGCCAATCGTCGTAA
- the pgeF gene encoding peptidoglycan editing factor PgeF, whose product MMQRMDGAVPYYIFSNLAEWPGVWHAIFTRRGGVSQPPLDSLNIGNSVGDSETAVRENHARIYTTLGLRPEDVVTAQQVHGARVAVVSRADGGRVIPATDGLVSDTPGIALLLRFADCVPILLFDPVRRAVGLVHSGWRGTIEGIVTKAVHVMEQAFGTNPADLQVALGPAIGPCCYEVGEDVAGAVRRSLRGEALLHSSASGRWYFDLPEANRQQLLAVGVRHVEQANMCTVCHRHEFFSHRGDGVRTGRFGALIGLTTDASTEKEAAL is encoded by the coding sequence ATGATGCAACGAATGGATGGGGCTGTTCCCTACTACATCTTCTCTAACCTGGCGGAATGGCCCGGCGTATGGCACGCCATCTTCACCCGACGGGGCGGGGTCAGCCAACCGCCACTGGACAGCCTGAATATAGGAAACAGCGTGGGTGACAGCGAAACAGCAGTGCGAGAGAACCACGCCCGAATCTACACTACGCTCGGCTTGCGCCCAGAGGATGTGGTAACTGCTCAACAGGTGCATGGCGCACGGGTGGCCGTTGTCAGTCGTGCAGATGGGGGGCGTGTCATTCCAGCCACCGATGGCCTTGTATCAGACACACCAGGCATCGCGCTTCTCCTGCGCTTCGCTGACTGTGTGCCCATCTTGCTCTTCGACCCAGTGCGGCGTGCTGTGGGATTGGTCCACTCAGGCTGGCGTGGGACCATCGAGGGCATCGTGACCAAAGCCGTGCACGTCATGGAGCAGGCCTTTGGCACCAACCCAGCCGACTTGCAAGTGGCCCTGGGGCCAGCCATCGGCCCCTGCTGCTACGAGGTGGGCGAGGATGTGGCTGGAGCAGTGCGCCGCTCCCTGCGTGGAGAGGCGCTACTCCACTCGAGTGCGTCAGGTCGCTGGTATTTTGACCTACCAGAAGCCAACCGTCAACAACTGTTGGCTGTGGGCGTGCGCCACGTTGAGCAAGCGAATATGTGCACCGTTTGCCACCGCCACGAGTTTTTCTCGCACCGGGGCGACGGCGTGAGGACCGGACGTTTCGGAGCCCTCATCGGACTAACGACAGATGCATCCACCGAGAAGGAGGCGGCCTTATGA
- a CDS encoding radical SAM protein, whose product MRWQSIAAARRVLAQEKGAVIKDWGGRLSVALCYPNSYHVGMSNLAVHTLYRLFNQRGDVVCERVFSGLGRRERENDPPVSIESQRPLSDFDVIAFSVSYELDYFHLVGMLRRAGIPTLARERDADWPLVLAGGPAPSANPAPLAPICDALFIGEVEERLPGLLDVLTARGVTREDILATLATQPGLYVPALATEGTRVTRQWLRDLDSCPTHSVVFTPHTEFGDMFLLEISRGCGRGCRFCLAGYTYRPPRARHLDTLLQSARDGLTHRKRIGLVGAAVSDHPAVDRLAVTLRGMGAGLGASSLRADSVSEVFLRCLAEGDTRTLTLAPEVGSERLRRVINKNIPEDKVIRAVRLAAGFHFEAVKLYFMVGLPGESEEDVDEITTLVREVTSIFPGLVKVNITPFVPKPGTPFQWAAMAPAEVLTARTERLKRALASAQVEVTQESVPWARVQGVLARGDQRVGEALALVASASLGAWNAALRKAGLAEEEYLDERPLGAPLPWQIVETGVETEYLVQEWRAALDGKGSPECQPGGCETCGVCRAVFVTERER is encoded by the coding sequence ATGAGATGGCAATCCATTGCTGCTGCCCGCCGTGTATTGGCCCAAGAAAAGGGCGCGGTCATAAAAGACTGGGGCGGCAGGTTGAGCGTTGCCCTGTGTTATCCGAATAGTTACCATGTGGGCATGTCCAACTTGGCCGTGCACACGCTGTACAGACTATTCAACCAGCGCGGCGATGTAGTTTGCGAGCGGGTTTTCTCTGGCCTGGGGCGACGAGAAAGGGAGAACGACCCGCCCGTGTCTATCGAGAGCCAGCGACCGTTGTCTGACTTCGATGTCATCGCCTTCTCGGTCTCCTACGAGTTAGATTATTTCCACCTTGTTGGGATGCTCCGCCGGGCAGGTATCCCCACGCTGGCCCGTGAGCGGGACGCAGACTGGCCGCTGGTGCTGGCCGGTGGACCTGCGCCCTCTGCTAACCCCGCGCCTTTGGCACCCATTTGCGATGCCTTGTTCATTGGCGAAGTGGAAGAGCGATTGCCTGGCCTACTGGACGTCTTGACCGCACGTGGCGTGACACGCGAGGATATACTGGCCACATTGGCCACCCAGCCCGGGCTCTATGTGCCTGCCCTGGCCACCGAGGGGACCCGCGTGACACGTCAGTGGCTGCGTGACCTGGACTCCTGCCCCACCCACAGCGTGGTCTTCACACCCCACACCGAATTCGGCGATATGTTCCTGTTGGAGATCAGCAGGGGATGCGGGCGGGGCTGTCGCTTCTGTTTGGCAGGATACACCTACCGTCCGCCGCGGGCGCGTCATTTGGACACGCTACTGCAATCCGCACGAGATGGCCTGACCCATCGGAAACGGATTGGGCTTGTGGGCGCAGCCGTCTCAGACCACCCGGCCGTTGACCGGTTGGCGGTGACCCTGCGTGGGATGGGTGCTGGCCTCGGTGCCTCCTCCCTGCGAGCCGATTCCGTATCCGAAGTGTTTCTGCGTTGTCTGGCCGAGGGCGACACGCGAACCCTCACCCTGGCCCCAGAGGTTGGCTCAGAGCGATTACGCCGCGTCATCAACAAAAACATCCCTGAGGATAAAGTGATCCGCGCGGTAAGGCTGGCAGCCGGATTCCATTTCGAGGCGGTCAAACTGTATTTCATGGTCGGCCTGCCAGGGGAGTCTGAGGAGGACGTGGACGAAATCACCACCCTTGTCCGCGAGGTCACGAGCATTTTCCCCGGCCTGGTGAAAGTGAACATCACGCCATTTGTTCCCAAGCCAGGTACACCTTTCCAGTGGGCAGCAATGGCGCCCGCCGAGGTGCTCACGGCACGAACTGAACGGCTCAAACGCGCGCTTGCCTCAGCCCAGGTCGAGGTAACTCAAGAAAGCGTACCCTGGGCCCGGGTACAAGGCGTCCTGGCGCGAGGAGACCAACGTGTGGGCGAGGCCTTGGCACTGGTAGCGTCTGCCTCGTTAGGGGCCTGGAATGCTGCATTGCGGAAAGCGGGGCTCGCAGAAGAAGAATACCTGGATGAGCGCCCCCTGGGCGCTCCCCTACCCTGGCAGATTGTGGAGACCGGGGTAGAGACCGAGTACCTGGTCCAAGAATGGCGGGCAGCGCTCGACGGCAAGGGATCGCCGGAGTGCCAGCCCGGGGGTTGTGAAACTTGCGGCGTATGTAGAGCCGTCTTCGTTACGGAGCGTGAGCGATGA
- a CDS encoding DUF167 domain-containing protein, with protein MSVKFSVRGDYVLFAVKVVPRSPVNELAGEYGEALRVRVTAPPVGGAANEAVIALLADALGVPRRDVSILAGPSSRQKTIAVRGLSLEEVRTRLTSK; from the coding sequence ATGAGCGTGAAATTTTCTGTGCGAGGGGACTACGTCCTTTTCGCCGTCAAGGTCGTGCCGCGCTCTCCGGTCAACGAACTGGCCGGGGAGTACGGTGAGGCCCTGCGGGTGCGGGTCACGGCCCCGCCTGTGGGTGGAGCAGCCAACGAGGCTGTCATCGCCCTCCTGGCCGATGCCCTCGGTGTGCCCCGGCGAGATGTAAGCATCTTGGCTGGTCCATCATCGCGGCAGAAAACGATCGCGGTAAGAGGGCTCAGCCTCGAAGAGGTGCGCACCCGGTTAACGAGTAAATAA
- a CDS encoding ComF family protein, translated as MGANPPSAVIQRLLGLLFPPRCVGCGRLGHWFCEECQSTVRLITPPYCPRCGQPNEIGGLCPLCQIDPPRLSAIRSVSYLDGVMEKAIHALKYKRLRSIAPVLGTYLADYWRHTPLPVDIAVPVPLHPSRLRHRGYNHSALLARELSAASGLPVMEDCLLRVRATVPQVQLNARERRENVAGAFRCADERLAGLRVLLVDDVCTTSATLNACVEGLLAGGAREVWGLTLARTCSPHGSTRV; from the coding sequence TTGGGCGCAAATCCACCCTCCGCTGTCATACAACGTTTGTTGGGGCTACTATTTCCACCCCGCTGCGTGGGGTGTGGCCGGCTTGGGCACTGGTTCTGCGAAGAATGCCAGAGCACGGTGCGGCTCATCACACCGCCCTACTGCCCCCGCTGCGGCCAGCCCAATGAGATAGGCGGACTCTGCCCCCTTTGCCAGATAGATCCTCCCCGCTTGTCGGCTATTCGCTCGGTTTCCTACCTCGATGGAGTGATGGAAAAAGCCATCCACGCCCTGAAATACAAGAGGCTGCGCTCCATTGCCCCGGTGTTGGGGACCTATCTGGCTGATTATTGGCGACACACTCCGCTCCCAGTGGACATCGCTGTGCCCGTGCCCCTACACCCCAGTCGATTGCGGCACAGGGGCTACAATCACTCCGCGCTTCTGGCTCGCGAACTGAGCGCCGCCAGCGGTCTGCCGGTGATGGAGGACTGCCTCCTGCGCGTGCGGGCCACAGTGCCACAAGTGCAATTGAATGCCAGGGAGCGCCGGGAGAATGTGGCTGGGGCTTTCCGTTGCGCGGATGAACGATTGGCGGGGTTGCGGGTACTCTTGGTAGACGACGTGTGTACCACCAGTGCAACGCTGAACGCCTGCGTCGAGGGACTGCTCGCCGGTGGAGCACGTGAGGTATGGGGACTCACGCTGGCCCGGACATGTTCTCCACACGGTAGTACGCGCGTTTAG
- a CDS encoding YggT family protein: MIIWLYNLVDALFWLATAAIFLRVLFSWVRADPYNPFVSLIYRGTEPILAPLRRYVPPIGGLDVTPLIALIILELLRRFVWMLLAAVF; this comes from the coding sequence ATGATCATTTGGCTCTACAATCTAGTGGACGCTCTTTTCTGGTTGGCGACGGCGGCGATTTTCCTGCGCGTGCTGTTCTCGTGGGTTCGCGCCGACCCGTACAACCCTTTCGTTTCGCTCATCTACCGGGGTACGGAACCCATCCTGGCCCCTTTGCGCCGCTACGTTCCACCCATTGGCGGCTTGGATGTCACGCCCCTGATCGCCCTTATCATCCTGGAACTATTGCGACGCTTCGTGTGGATGCTACTGGCCGCAGTGTTCTAG
- a CDS encoding ribonuclease HI family protein has translation MAQRQKSKEGSLSRIIIYCDGAARGNPGPAGIGAVLTDERGRELARVQEYIGRATNNQAEYKALIRALRRAAAWDAQDVEIRADSELLVRQLREEYRVRNPALRKLWQEVKNLLRPYRAVRIVHVPRHENYLPDTLANAAIDNRQKHITTRGTREAKFPSPKRQSGQEV, from the coding sequence ATGGCTCAACGGCAGAAATCCAAGGAGGGAAGTCTGTCACGAATCATCATTTACTGTGATGGGGCAGCGCGGGGCAATCCTGGGCCAGCGGGCATCGGTGCAGTCCTGACGGATGAACGGGGGCGTGAACTGGCGCGTGTCCAGGAATATATCGGCCGGGCCACGAATAACCAGGCCGAATACAAGGCTCTGATCCGAGCGCTCCGTCGGGCAGCTGCCTGGGACGCACAGGACGTGGAAATACGGGCCGACAGCGAATTGCTCGTCCGGCAATTGCGAGAGGAGTACCGGGTGCGTAACCCGGCTTTGCGGAAGTTGTGGCAGGAGGTAAAGAACCTCCTTCGCCCCTACCGCGCTGTGAGGATCGTCCACGTGCCGCGTCACGAGAACTATCTCCCAGATACGCTGGCAAACGCAGCGATAGATAATCGTCAAAAACATATCACAACAAGGGGAACGAGGGAGGCGAAATTCCCCTCACCCAAGAGGCAAAGTGGCCAGGAGGTGTGA